In the Methanobrevibacter sp. genome, AAGAAAACGAACATTCAAGACTAAACGAGGCGTTTTAAAACGAATCTATCGCAGGGACCTCATTTGGAATGACAATCGCAAAAAGGATTTTGAAAATCAACAAAGTTTTTGAAAGAGTCATGAAAACAGATATATTACACCAACAATAGCTGTAACAAGCATTACAATAATTATTAGTTTTTTAAGAGTTTGTGAAAGTGTTTTAAACCTTTTAGCACCGGTGAGGTGTGCTGTTACAATACAAATTCCCTGGGAAATTCCCTGGATTGGGGTAAACATCAATGTTTGAATTCTAAGAAGTACAACATATCCAAATGAAATCATTGGATTTGCAAATAAATAAATTGCATAATTAATCATAATACCCAATATTGCAATTATTAAACCGTTTAAAACTAAAGGAACTGCAATTCTAACAATTTCTTTTATAATTTACCTATCATATGTGAAGTTTTGCCTGCTTAATTTAACAACAACATCTGCTTTTACATAGTACAAGTAATAAAACAATAGAAATGAAACTAAACATCCCAATGCTGTTGCCAGTCCTGCTCCAAAGATTCCAAAATTACATTTATAAATTAAAATCGGATCTAGAACGATATTTACTATACTTCCGGCCATTACAATATATGATGCTCTTTTTGTATCTCCTTCACTTCCCAAAATAGCTGAGAAATAGTTACTTAGTAATGTAAAAAATATGAAAATAACCGGAATTAAAAAATAACTGGCTATTAAATTAGTGTATTGTTCAATATGAGCCATACTACAAACAGGTTTAATAAGTAATATAAACATTACTGGAATTAGAACTGCTAAGATTAAAATAATAAATAAACCGTGACAAGCAATGTTATTTGCCCTGTCATACTCATTAGCACCAAATGAAGTTGAAATCATCACATTACATGATCTTCCAATTCCTTCACCTAGTTTTTGAAGAATATAATATAAATTAAGAACATATCCAACGGCGATTATAGCACTTTGACCTAAACCTGCAATCCATATAGCATCAACAACACTATAAAAAGTATGTAAAAATAAGATTACAATTATTGGAATGCTCAATAAAAAAACAGACTTTAAAGGGTTTTTTTGGATATCTTCAATTCGGTTCATACTATTATTTAATATTTTTATTTTTAATAAATATTAATTTAATGTAAGAACCGAAAGGAAGTTTTTATTCAACTTTCTTAAAAATTAGTTTCCATTTTTCAGATCTTTTTTCATCCAAAAAATGCTGTGAACATGAATCCAGTACGAAACCTTCCCTATTAAATATTTGAGTTAACTTGGATATTGAATAATCTCTTTCAAATAAGCTTTTTTGCCATATTAACTTGTCATGTTCATAGTATTTAACATCAGTTTTGATTAAATCACTATCACGGCTTTGAACAAGAGATAGCTTTGAATAGCCATTAAAAGAATCTTTATTATATTCACCAGGAGTAAGGATATCAAAATTATTTATATCAAAAATAAATAAACCACCATCTCTTAATAAAATATTAGCATTCTTAACTATTCTTTTTACATCTTCAATATCAGTTATATAATTTAGGGCATCATCAGTACATGTTATAAAATCATAGACTTCCCCATCATTAAATTCTGATGCATTGCACTTTATAAATTCAACATCACAGTATTTTGACCTTGCAACATCCAGCATTTCAGCTGAAAGGTCAACACCTTTGGTTTGGATACCATTATCTTTAAAAAATCCGCATAATGTTCCTGTTCCACAGCAGATATCCAAATTTTTCTTAAATGTTTCATTAGGATACATACAATCAAAATATTTAAGCATTGAATCGCCAAATGAAACAGAAAAGTCACTAATACCGAATTTGTCATACATTTGCGCTAATTCTACATAAACATCATCCATAATATCACTTCATTAATATTAAAAATTTAAGTATGCCTAAATTAGAATTTGTTTGTTAACATTAATAAAGTTAATATATGAAATCACGCATTAATCATCGTAAAACGGCTGAGCACCACATTTCCAGATTGTAGTAACTTCGTCCAGTTCTTCTTCAAGATTAAATTCTGAGCCCGGAGCAATAATAATATCTAAATCAACGTCCTGACC is a window encoding:
- a CDS encoding MATE family efflux transporter; translation: MINYAIYLFANPMISFGYVVLLRIQTLMFTPIQGISQGICIVTAHLTGAKRFKTLSQTLKKLIIIVMLVTAIVGVIYLFS
- a CDS encoding MATE family efflux transporter — encoded protein: MNRIEDIQKNPLKSVFLLSIPIIVILFLHTFYSVVDAIWIAGLGQSAIIAVGYVLNLYYILQKLGEGIGRSCNVMISTSFGANEYDRANNIACHGLFIILILAVLIPVMFILLIKPVCSMAHIEQYTNLIASYFLIPVIFIFFTLLSNYFSAILGSEGDTKRASYIVMAGSIVNIVLDPILIYKCNFGIFGAGLATALGCLVSFLLFYYLYYVKADVVVKLSRQNFTYDR
- a CDS encoding class I SAM-dependent methyltransferase → MDDVYVELAQMYDKFGISDFSVSFGDSMLKYFDCMYPNETFKKNLDICCGTGTLCGFFKDNGIQTKGVDLSAEMLDVARSKYCDVEFIKCNASEFNDGEVYDFITCTDDALNYITDIEDVKRIVKNANILLRDGGLFIFDINNFDILTPGEYNKDSFNGYSKLSLVQSRDSDLIKTDVKYYEHDKLIWQKSLFERDYSISKLTQIFNREGFVLDSCSQHFLDEKRSEKWKLIFKKVE